In a single window of the Acyrthosiphon pisum isolate AL4f chromosome X, pea_aphid_22Mar2018_4r6ur, whole genome shotgun sequence genome:
- the LOC100169219 gene encoding FYVE, RhoGEF and PH domain-containing protein 6 encodes MNTPEKIKPLPLPKPNSSDCSCHESQKLCPKHIMVTENDKDNVSVLKCNLHSTATKYTVKPPLLPKPNNIALKTSPYKVKHQFPSVKSFKKHETTLNLTVNQTASCMPNKNDDKKNDEEIKNDSDVNSNVSQLEVPHNVNSILENNITDNENNNSINNKCTDDDLDFDYQNDSLLSEYVVFHGELDMSINNLDDIMNTTIDDEKSSIASDSTDQSFSVRKKIVNWFGSFGKGKILKQKKRSSFYDGHNDDRNTEKEDNDTDSHSSLDDKPNEKLELGESLSIDNNETEEIPTKAKSLRTVEELISTEKVFIDVLNLLCKTFVMFVEQTGGDVKLIPSTDLSKIISPLPQLLSLNEDLLQDMENRMKNWNEHPKIADVIVKKGPFLKLYSTYIQNFESQSNLLDEYCQKYPRFQKCVKDFEASDVCKKLTIKHYMLTPIQRITKYRLLLESYLKNQDEGSIDYQDTIVALGIVCDVANHANESMKQGDCVSKLLQLQSLLGSYIIIKPGRELIKEGELYKLSRKDMQLRYFILLNDCLLYTSYYGTVAGLKINYELPLSGMKVFLPITDNCLNEFSIITITRSFTLRAKSAVELKEWVNILEKAIREHTNKQLSFLNMKFVSKNIGREPLQLGYEAPIWIQDCRVTMCQSCASEFTVTFRRHHCRACGKVVCSSCSENKAPLRYMKFQSARVCDDCYDYLLKEFEDKILEMRQSSSNSDLEILKMVDTVKNSFKKSGVWSSKKLVKYVPQRLKEVMANDSGSQMSGWLYRREKRKSWKRFWFVLKEQVLYMYKASEDVVALNTIPVLGYSVQTFPEGTNYEEFDSSCVFQLAHAGQNPLIFCSDTEQLAKRWINTLNEATKLK; translated from the exons agaaAATAAAGCCTCTTCCACTACCAAAACCAAATTCAAGTGACTGCAGTTGCCATGAATCACAAAA gTTATGTCCAAAACATATAATGGTTACCGAAAATGACAAAGATAATGTGTCagttttgaaatgtaatttgcATTCTACAGCTACAAAGTATACGGTCAAACCTCCACTGCTTCCAAAACCAAATAACATTGCATTGAAAACTAGTCCTTATAAAGTCAAACATCAATTTCCCAGTGTCAAGTCTTTCAAAAAACATGAAAcaactttaaatttaactgtTAATCAAACTGCAAGTTGTATGCCTAACAAGAATgacgataaaaaaaacgatgaagaaataaaaaatgacagCGATGTCAATTCAAATGTTTCCCAATTAGAAGTTCCTCATAatgtaaatagtattttagaaaataacataactgataatgaaaataataacagtattaacAACAAATGTACTGACGATGACTTAGACTTTGACTATCAAAATGACAGTTTGCTAAGTGAATATGTGGTATTCCATGGTGAATTAGACatgtcaattaataatttagatgATATTATGAATACCACAATTGATGATGAAAAGTCGTCCATTGCTAGTGATTCTACAGACCAATCATTTTCTGTTAGGAAAAAAATCGTCAATTGGTTTGGGTCATTTGGTAAagggaaaatattaaaacaaaagaaGCGTAGTTCTTTTTATGACGGTCATAATGATGACAGGAACACTGAAAAAGAAGATAATGATACAGATTCTCATTCATCACTAGATGACAAACCCAATGAAAAACTAGAACTTGGTGAATCATTGTCTATTGACAACAATGAAACTGAAGAAATACCTACCAAAGCAAAATCCCTAAGGACTGTTGAAGAACTTATTTCAACCGAAAAAGTATTCATTGatgttttaaatctattatgtaaaacatttgTTATGTTTGTTGAACAAACTGGAGGTGATGTTAAACTGATACCGTCTActgatttatcaaaaataatcagTCCTCTTCCCCAATTATTAAGTCTAAATGAAGACTTGTTACAAGACATGGAGAATCGTATGAAAAACTGGAATGAACATCCTAAAATTGCCGatgttatagtaaaaaaagGACCTTTTCTTAAACTCTACTCAACTTACATACAAAACTTTGAAAGTCAAAGTAATTTGTTGGatgaatattgtcaaaaataccCTCGATTTCAAAAGTGTGTCAAAGACTTTGAGGCGTCCGACGTGTGTAAAAAACTGACAATTAAACACTATATGTTAACTCCAATTCAGCGAATTACCAAGTACAGACTCTTATTGGAAAGCTATTTAAAAAACCAAGATGAAGGGTCTATTGATTACCAAGATACAATAGTAGCATTAGGCATTGTGTGCGATGTTGCCAATCATGCCAATGAAAGTATGAAACAGGGG GATTGTGTGAGTAAACTTTTGCAGTTACAATCACTATTAGGaagttacattataattaaaccaGGCCGAGAACTTATTAAAGAAGGTGAACTGTATAAGTTGTCCAGAAAAGACATGCAacttcgatattttattttg ctCAATGATTGCTTGTTATACACATCATATTATGGTACAGTTGCGGGATTGAAAATTAACTATGAGCTTCCACTTAGTGGTATGAAAGTATTTCTGCCCATTACTGATAATTGTCTCAACGAATTTAGTATAATAACCATAACCCGAAGCTTTACTCTTAGAGCCAA ATCTGCCGTAGAGCTTAAAGAATGGGTTAACATTTTAGAGAAGGCAATTAGAGAACACACCAACAAACAGCTATCCTTTCTCAACATGAAATTTGTTTCAAAGAACATCGGACGTGAACCACTTCAATTGGGATATGAG GCACCAATATGGATTCAAGATTGTCGCGTGACTATGTGCCAATCGTGTGCTTCAGAATTCACCGTCACATTCCGGAGACACCACTGCAGAGCATGCGGCAAA GTAGTTTGTAGTAGTTGTTCAGAAAACAAAGCACCACTTCGTTACATGAAGTTTCAGTCTGCAAGAGTATGTGACGATTGTTATGATTATTTGCTCAAAG agTTTGAAGACAAAATATTGGAAATGCGTCAATCATCCAGTAATAGTGACTTAGAAATTCTTAAAATGGTGGACACCGTAAAAAATTCTTTTAAGAAGTCTGGTGTATGGAGCTCAAAAAAACTCGTTAAGTATGTTCCACAACGGTTAAAAGAG gtaatggcCAATGATTCTGGCTCACAAATGAGTGGTTGGTTGTATCGACGGGAAAAACGCAAATCATGGAAAAGATTTTGGTTTGTTCTAAAAGAACAAGTTTTGTATATGTACAAAGCTTCTGAAGATGTTGTTGCATTGAACACCATACCTGTTCTTGGGTATAGTGTTCAAACATTCCCAGAA GGTACAAACTATGAAGAATTTGATTCAAGTTGTGTTTTTCAATTGGCTCACGCTGGACAAAATCCTTTGATATTTTGCTCTGATACCGAACAGTTGGCCAAAAG ATGGATCAACACCCTTAATGaagcaacaaaattaaaatga